One part of the Alphaproteobacteria bacterium genome encodes these proteins:
- the pdxA gene encoding 4-hydroxythreonine-4-phosphate dehydrogenase PdxA — protein sequence MSVSSILITMGDPAGVGPEVICKALAELPAGERADIAVIGSRPVLERADALCDTRLRFGTNAIRLIDMPTEGVVEAPPAQVSAAGGDAAYTYIVRAAEMAMAGDAGCIVTAPINKASLNAAGHHYDGHTGLLSHLAGGIKPFMLLSSPTLSTIHVSAHVSMADAIRRCTTANVLDVIRAGDGHFKRLGVAKPRIAVAGLNPHCGENGLFGEEDDREVAPAVAAARSEGIDATGPLSGDTVFARANQGQFDLVVAQYHDQGHATVKLIAFDTAINVTVGLPFDRCSVDHGTAFDIAWTGKADHTNMLAAINYGRRLAAAKQTAS from the coding sequence ATGTCAGTGTCTTCCATCCTCATCACCATGGGCGACCCGGCAGGCGTCGGACCCGAGGTCATCTGCAAGGCGCTCGCCGAACTGCCGGCAGGCGAACGCGCGGATATCGCGGTGATCGGGTCCCGGCCTGTCCTGGAACGCGCCGACGCGCTGTGCGACACGCGTCTGCGTTTCGGGACAAACGCGATCCGGCTCATCGACATGCCGACCGAAGGCGTGGTGGAAGCGCCGCCCGCGCAAGTCTCGGCCGCCGGGGGCGACGCCGCCTACACCTACATCGTCCGCGCCGCCGAAATGGCCATGGCGGGCGACGCGGGTTGCATCGTGACGGCCCCCATCAACAAGGCCTCCCTGAACGCGGCCGGGCATCACTATGACGGCCACACCGGGCTGCTCAGCCACCTGGCCGGCGGCATCAAGCCGTTCATGCTGCTGTCGTCACCCACACTGTCCACAATCCATGTCTCGGCTCATGTCTCCATGGCCGATGCCATCCGACGCTGCACAACAGCGAACGTCCTCGATGTCATCCGCGCCGGTGACGGCCATTTCAAGCGCCTGGGCGTTGCCAAACCGCGCATCGCCGTGGCCGGGCTCAACCCCCATTGCGGAGAGAACGGGCTGTTCGGCGAGGAGGACGACCGTGAGGTCGCGCCGGCCGTCGCGGCGGCGAGATCAGAAGGCATCGACGCGACCGGACCGCTGTCCGGCGACACGGTGTTCGCCCGCGCCAACCAGGGTCAGTTCGATCTGGTGGTCGCCCAGTACCACGATCAGGGCCACGCGACGGTCAAGCTTATCGCCTTCGACACGGCGATCAACGTGACGGTGGGTTTGCCGTTCGATCGCTGTTCCGTGGATCACGGCACCGCGTTCGACATCGCCTGGACCGGCAAGGCCGACCACACGAACATGCTGGCGGCGATCAACTACGGGCGACGGCTGGCGGCGGCGAAACAAACTGCGTCCTAG